The following are encoded in a window of Pseudomonas graminis genomic DNA:
- the mnmH gene encoding tRNA 2-selenouridine(34) synthase MnmH → MRDNSADLREIFLRDVPMMDVRAPVEFTKGAFPGVVNLPLMNDVERQKVGTSYKQDGQQAAIELGHKLVAGELKQARIDAWASFTRNHPEGFLYCFRGGLRSQITQQWLKSEAGIEYPRVIGGYKAMRSFLIEVTEQAVAECDFVLIGGLTGSGKTEVLQQLDNGLDLEGHANHRGSSFGKHATPQPGQIDFENLLAVDILKKRARQLDQFVVEDEGRIVGSRAVPLELYRTMQDAPLVWLEDSFDSRVERILKDYVTDLCAEFIAVQGVETGFAAYAERLKQSLSSIVRRLGGERYQRLAAIMDSALAEQARTGAVDSHRGWISGMLSEYYDPMYAFQRDSKDARVEFSGDQGAVVEYLKQRNRSRASA, encoded by the coding sequence ATGCGCGACAACAGCGCCGACCTGCGCGAGATTTTCCTCCGCGACGTGCCGATGATGGACGTCCGCGCACCAGTGGAATTCACCAAGGGCGCGTTCCCTGGCGTGGTCAATCTGCCGCTGATGAATGACGTCGAGCGGCAGAAGGTCGGCACCAGCTATAAGCAGGACGGTCAGCAGGCGGCGATCGAATTGGGCCACAAGCTGGTGGCTGGCGAGCTGAAACAGGCGCGAATCGACGCGTGGGCGAGTTTTACCCGCAACCACCCGGAGGGGTTTCTCTATTGCTTTCGCGGCGGCCTGCGTTCGCAGATCACTCAGCAGTGGCTCAAGAGCGAAGCGGGCATCGAGTACCCCCGGGTCATCGGTGGTTACAAGGCAATGCGCAGCTTTTTGATCGAAGTGACCGAACAGGCGGTGGCCGAGTGCGATTTCGTGCTGATCGGCGGCTTGACCGGCAGCGGCAAGACCGAAGTGCTGCAGCAGCTCGACAACGGCCTGGATCTGGAAGGGCATGCGAATCATCGCGGTTCGAGCTTCGGCAAACACGCGACGCCGCAACCGGGACAGATCGATTTCGAGAACCTGCTGGCGGTCGACATTCTCAAGAAGCGCGCCCGGCAGCTCGACCAGTTTGTGGTCGAGGATGAGGGGCGCATCGTGGGCAGTCGCGCTGTGCCCCTTGAGCTGTACCGGACGATGCAGGACGCGCCGCTGGTGTGGCTGGAGGACAGTTTTGACAGCCGCGTCGAGCGGATTCTGAAGGATTACGTGACGGATCTGTGTGCGGAGTTCATCGCCGTGCAGGGCGTTGAAACGGGTTTTGCGGCGTACGCCGAGCGGCTGAAACAGAGTCTGTCGAGCATTGTTCGGCGGTTGGGCGGGGAGCGTTATCAGCGGCTGGCGGCGATTATGGACAGCGCGCTGGCCGAGCAGGCGCGCACTGGGGCGGTAGATTCGCACCGTGGCTGGATCAGCGGGATGTTGAGTGAGTATTACGATCCGAT